Genomic window (Streptomyces sp. LX-29):
CACGTACTCCGCACCCCGGGCGACGTCCGGGTCCGCGGCGATCTCCGCGCCCTCGGTGACGCTCATGGGAAACCCCCTCGATTCGGCTTCGGGCCCTTCACGCTAGGAACCCGACCGCCGCCCCGGCCATGGCAATTGAGTGTCCGCGCCCCCCGGCGCGCAGGCAGGTATCTGCTAGCGCTCTGCTACGGACCGGCGGGCGGGTCGGGACATAGCGTGGGCGCTCCACTTCACGGATTCACGAGGAGTTCCCGATGCTGCACACCTTGCTTGTCGGGCTCGGACGCTCGGGGCGAGAACTCCATCTGCCGGTGCTCCACAAGCTGCGGCAGACGACCGCCGCCGGGGACCCCTTCGCGCCGGAACCGCCCCTCGGCTACGACATCCGCCCCCTGGGCGAGCCCGTACCGGGGCTGGTGACCGTGGACTCGCCGGCCGCCGCCCGGGCCCGGCTCGACCCGGCACGCACCGTGGTGCACCTGTGCACCCCGCCCGACCAGCGGGTGGAGGTGCTGCGCGAGCTCGCGGGGGTCGGCTTCCGCCGCTTCCTGGTCGAGAAGCCGATCGGCACCGACGGCGCGGCGGTGGAGGCGATGCGCCGGCTGCGCGACGAGCGCGGGCTCGCGCTGGCCGTCGTCGCGCCCTGGCTGCACAGCACCCTCACCGAGCGGCTGGGGCGACTGGTGCGCTCCGGCAGCCTCGGCGGACTGCGCCGGATCACCGTGCACCAGCGCAAGCCCCGGCTGCGCCGGTCGCTGAGCACCCCCAGCCACCCGAGCGCCTTCGACGTCGAGCTGCCGCACTCCGTCGGCGTCGCGCTGCGGCTGGCCGGCGCCGGCCGGGTCGAGGCGGCCTCCTGGACCGATGCCCGCGCCGGCACATCCGTCGTCCCCCGCATGGGAACGGCGCAGCTGACAGTCCGTCATGAGGGGGGAGTGATCAGCGAGATCGACACCGATCTGACCTCGCCGCTGCGCGAGCGCAGCATCACGCTGGAGTTCGACGCCGGCACGGCCGTCGGCCACTACCCGGTCAGCGGCGAGGACCCCTACGCCCACCTCCGCGTGCGCCCCATCGGGCTGCCGCAGACCCATGACGTCTTCCCCGACGAGGCCCTCGACGCCTGTCTGCTCCAGGTCTACCGGGACTTCGCCGCCGGCGCCGACGTCACCGCGGACTTCGCGCTCCAGGCCGAGGTGGTGGCCGTGCTGGAGCGAGCCAAGGAACAGGCCGCCGCCGCGGCCCGGAAGGGATACCTCCATGTCGGCTGAGCACCCGCGCCCCACCCCCGAAGGCCCCGGGCTCCCCGCCGGGATCCGGCTGTGCGGCATCGGCGACGAGGCCGGCGCCTCGCTGGACGAGCAGATCACCGCGCTCACCACCCTCGGCTGGGACGCCATCGAGCTGCGCACCGTCGACGGCACCGCCGTCGCCGACCTCGACGAGGCCGCCTTCGAGCGGGTCGCCGAGCGGCTGACCGCCGCCCGGCTGGAGGTCGCCTGCGTGGACTCCCGCATCGCCAACTGGGCCCGCCCCGTCACCGCGCCCTTCGCCCAGGACCTGCACGAGCTGGACGTCCTCGTCGAGCGCTGCGCCCGCCTGGGCACCGACCGGGTGCGCGTGATGTCCTACCCCAACGACGGCCTGCCCGAGGACCGCTGGCGCGCCGAGGCGCTGGCCCGGTTGGCCGCGCTGACCGCGCGCGCCGAGGCCGCCGGGCTGGTCCTCCTGCACGAGAACTGCGCCGGCTGGGCCGGCACCCGCGCCGACCGCATGCTCGACCTGCTGGCCCACGTCGACAGCCCCGCCCTGCGGCTGCTGTTCGACGTCGGCAACGGCGTCGCCTACGGGTACCGGGCGTACGAGCTGCTGCC
Coding sequences:
- a CDS encoding sugar phosphate isomerase/epimerase family protein, whose amino-acid sequence is MSAEHPRPTPEGPGLPAGIRLCGIGDEAGASLDEQITALTTLGWDAIELRTVDGTAVADLDEAAFERVAERLTAARLEVACVDSRIANWARPVTAPFAQDLHELDVLVERCARLGTDRVRVMSYPNDGLPEDRWRAEALARLAALTARAEAAGLVLLHENCAGWAGTRADRMLDLLAHVDSPALRLLFDVGNGVAYGYRAYELLPRLTPYIAHVHIKDAVGTPEDTRYTLPGHGDCRVPEALRHLLDHGYTGVWSIEPHINVRPHDFLARSGDDVLSAFVDYGRELEKLIGGLGGLSGSAAAGGTGTASEVRS